Genomic window (Pradoshia sp. D12):
CGTCGTGGGCGCAGGAAATTTGAGAGGAGCTGTCCTTAGTACGAGAGGACCGGGATGGACGCACCGCTGGTGTACCAGTTGTTCTGCCAAGAGCATAGCTGGGTAGCTACGTGCGGACGGGATAAGTGCTGAAAGCATCTAAGCATGAAGCCCCCCTCGAGATGAGATTTCCCATAGCGCAAGCTAGTAAGAACCCTGAAAGATGATCAGGTTGATAGGTCCGAGGTGGAAGTGTGGTGACACATGGAGCTGACGGATACTAATCGTTCGAGGACTTAACCAAATGAATCAAGCATACTTGCCAAACTTACATTATCCAGTTTTGAAAGAATGATTTCTTTCTAACCAAATAGTCCGGTAATGATGGCGAAGAGGCCACACCCGTTCCCATTCCGAACACGGAAGTTAAGCTCTTCAGCGCCGATGGTAGTTGGGACGCGAGTCCCTGTGAGAGTAGGACGTTGCCGGGCAATTTAAGAAACCAGTTCAGTTGATGAGCTGGTTTTTTTGTGCGGTTTTTGGGATTGAGGTTGAGTTATCAGCATGATTAGTAGGTTGGAAAGAAGACATAAGTTGAAAAAATGGGACAAAGATGAGTAAAATCTGAGGGAAAGCCAAGCTTTTTAAAATTGTTATATCTACCCATGACAATTCATATTAAGCACATTTCAGCTCAGATTCTGACATCACTTATATACGTCTTACCGTACATACTTTGATGTGTTTTTGCTGGAGAATAGGTGTGAGACGGCACAGTGTTAAACTGAAATTCCTATCCATAAAGAAGAAAACTTTTGCCAGTCCACGCTTACACCAGTCACATAAAATTCTGTAACAAAACTTCCGAAAAGAGTACTAAATGGGATACACTACTAGTAGAGTAAGTAACAGAAAGGACGAGGGTCGATTGGCTAAGCCAAAGAAACAAAAGTTTGAATTGCAGGAGAATGAAAGCATTGATGAATGCTTGGAGCGTATGAAAAAGGAAGGATACTTTCCCGTAAGACGTATGGAGAAACCAATTTTTAAGGAAGTGAAGAATGGCGATCAGATAGAATATATTCCGGTTGCACGCCAGATTATTTTTGAAGGCAAATCAATTGATTGAAAACCGAACGATATTGCATTAAATAACAGAAGTGTTCGGTTTTTAGTTGACATACAATTAGCCCTATTGGTAAGATAGGTACGAACAATAAGCATTAAAATAAATAATTCTCTCATATAATAGCGGGGATATGGCCTGCAAGTTTCTACCCAAAGACCGAATAAATTTTTGGACTATGAGAGAAAGCGGACCTCACCTTATATGTGAGGGCATAGTACTTGTCCTAAGTGCTCGGTTTGGCATAGCATATAAGCTGTGTGGACTGCTTTCTCTTTTTTGAAAGTGTGTTCATGCAGCTTTTTTATTTGGAGGCGAAAATGATGAATGACCTTAAGGTTGGAGTAATCATGGGAAGCATATCAGACTGGGAAACGATGAAGCATGTATGTACTATTCTGGATGATTTTAAGGTGGCTTATGAGAAAAAAGTAATTTCAGCTCATAGAACGCCTGATTTAATGTTTGAATATGCCCAAAGCGCGCGAAGTCGTGGAATAAAAGTGATTATAGCCGGTGCAGGCGGAGCAGCCCATTTACCTGGGATGGTAGCAGCCAAAACTACTTTGCCTGTAATTGGTGTGCCTGTGCAATCCCACGCTCTAAACGGTTTGGATTCTTTGCTGTCTATTGTTCAAATGCCGGGTGGTGTTCCTGTAGCAACGATGGCGATTGGCAAAGCCGGTGCAAAAAATGCAGGTCTTTTAGCAGTACAGATATTAGGGACCTTCGAGCAAGAATTGGCTGAAGAACTTGAACAATATAGATTAAAAATTCAAAGACAATCAATTGAAAGTTGTGATGAACTTGAGTAAGCAGGCACCAGTTATTTTACCTGGCCAGACGATTGGGATAATAGGTGGCGGCCAGTTGGGGCGAATGCTGGCATTGGCAGCCAGAAATTTAGGTTTTAAGATAGCTGTGCTTGATCCAACGCCCAACAGTCCTTGCGGCCAAATTGCGGATATGGAAATCACGGCCCCATTTAATGATGTAGAGGCTCTGCAGCGCTTGGCAAAGATAAGTGATGTACTCACATTTGAATTTGAAAATATTGATGCTGATGCGTTAGATCAACTAACGGGTAATCCATATATTCCGCAGGGTACGGATATATTAAGAATTACGCAGGATCGGGTTCTTGAAAAACAGGCGATTGAGAAATCAGGTGTCAAAGTTGTCCCGTTCGAGGTCATTGCAAGTTTTGAGGATCTTCGTCAAGCTATTTCTAAACTTGGCTATCCTTCTGTCTTGAAAACAGCGCGAGGTGGTTATGATGGAAAAGGACAGCTTGTTATACGGGATAAAGGAGATTTAGCCAAAGGCTCTGAATTGCTGAGCCATGGAGTTTGTGTTTTGGAGAGTTTTATACCGTTTCAAAAGGAAATTTCAGTGATAGTAACTCGAAAATTGGATGGTTCCATACGGGTGTTTCCTGTTGCAGAGAATATTCACGTCAATAATATTTTGCATCAATCGATTGTCCCGGCGAGAATCAATGAAAACACCCAAATCCATGCAATCGGATCGGCTGTACAATTGGCAGAATCATTACAGGTGGTTGGTACATTAGCCGTTGAAATGTTCCTGCTCGACCAGGATGATATTTTGGTGAATGAATTAGCGCCGAGACCTCATAATTCCGGACATTTTTCGATTGAGGCTTGTGAAACCTCTCAATTTGAGCAACATATAAGAGCGGTGTGTAATTGGCCGCTTGGTCATACTGAATTACATTCCAGTGCGGTAATGGTCAATGTTTTGGGTCAGCATTTAGAACCGGTTATAAAGGCTTTAGGGAATGAGCCTGATTGGAAAGTACATATTTATGGGAAGCGTGAAGCGAAGAAAGATAGAAAAATGGGGCATATTACAGTCTTAGGAGAGCATCCGATGGAAATATTAGAGATGCTTAATCAATCAAATATATGGACTGAACAAACAGGAGACAAAAAAGAAAAGGTGGATATGAAATAATGATTGAACGTTATACAAGACCGGAAATGGGAAAGATTTGGACAGAGGAGAATCGTTTTCAAGCATGGCTCGAAGTAGAAATTTTGGCTTGTGAAGCCTGGGCAGAGCTTGGTGCAATCCCTAAAGAGGATGTAAAAGTAATGAGAGAGCGTGCTTCCTTTGATGTGAATCGTATCAAAGAAATTGAAGAAGAAACCAGACATGATGTGGTTGCCTTTACGCGTGCCGTTTCAGAATCGCTGGGAGAAGAACGGAAATGGGTTCATTATGGTCTGACTTCTACAGATGTAGTCGATACGGCTTTATCTTATTTGCTCAAGCAGGCCAATGATATTTTAATCGCTGATGTGGAGCGGTTTATTACAATTTTGGCAGAAAAAGCGAAGGAGCATAAATATACGGTTATGATGGGACGTACTCATGGCGTCCATGCTGAACCAACGACATTTGGTTTGAAAATGGCATTATGGTATGAAGAAATGAAGCGGAATCTAAAAAGACTAAAAGAAGCTGCAGATACAGTAGAGTATGGTAAAATCTCCGGTGCTGTTGGAACATATGCGAACATTGATCCATTTGTAGAAAAGTTTGTGTGTGAAAATCTTGGGATCAAACCTTCTCCAATCTCTACCCAAACCCTACAGCGCGACCGACATGCACAATACATGTCTACATTAGCATTGATTGCGACTTCTATTGAAAAATTTGCAACTGAAATTCGTGGTTTGCAAAAGAGTGAGACACGTGAAGTAGAGGAATTTTTTGCGAAGGGGCAGAAGGGTTCTTCCGCTATGCCGCATAAACGCAATCCAATCGGTTCGGAGAATATGACTGGGTTGGCCCGTGTGATTCGCGGCCACATGATGACGGCCTATGAAAATGTTTCACTTTGGCATGAACGGGACATTTCACATTCTTCTGCTGAAAGAATTATCCTCCCGGATGCGACCATTTTATTGAACTATATGTTAAACCGCTTCGGTAATATCGTGAAAAACTTAACGGTGTTCCCTGATAATATGAAGCGTAATATGGACCGCACTTATGGTCTGATTTATTCACAGCGTGTATTGCTTGCTTTAATTGATAAAGGATTGTCTCGTGAAAAAGCGTATGATACCGTTCAGCCTAAGGCGATGGAGGCATGGGAAACACAGATTCAATTCCGTGAATTGCTAGAAGCGGATGAAACAATTACGGCCTACCTGTCTACTGAAGAATTGGATGATTGCTTCGATTACCATTATCATTTGAAAAATGTAGATTTCATTTTTGAACGTATGGGGCTGTAATTTTAACGAGGGGCACTACTTAATAAAGGTTGAGGGGTGCCCCTTTTACATTAATTCCATCCGTGTTTGGCTTATCAGGATTATTACCATATAGGAGGATATCCAATTGGCGAAGAATGAACTTCTTTACGAAGGCAAGGCAAAGCAAATTTATGCAACTGATAATCCGGAAATCGTCCTAATCCGATACAAGGACTCAGCAACTGCATTTAATGGGGAAAAGAAAGCAATGATTGAGGGGAAGGGACATCTGAATAACCAAATCACGAGCCTGCTATTCGAATGGCTTCACCTTAAGGGTATTGAATCGCATTTTATTAAAAAAATATCAGAAACAGAACAGCTCGTTAAACGAGTCACCATTATTCCTTTAGAAGTAGTAGTCCGCAATGTTGCTGCCGGCAGTTTTTCTAAAAGATTGGGTGTAGAGGAAGGAACACCTCTTAAAAGGCCGATTGTGGAATTTTATTATAAAGACGATAAGCTTGGTGATCCGCTATTAACAGAAGATCATATTAACGTCCTGGACCTTGCTACAGCTGGAGAAGTCGAAATATTAAAAAAACAGTCTATGCAAATCAATGAAATGTTGCGAAGCTTATTTGCTTCTATGGACATCAGATTAATAGATTTTAAGCTTGAGTTTGGCAAAGATGAGAAGGACCATGTCCTGCTTGCGGATGAAATTTCACCGGATACTTGCCGTCTTTGGGATTCGCATACAAATGAAAAGTTGGATAAGGATATATTCCGCCGGAATCTCGGCAGTTTAACAGATGCCTATAAAAAAATTCTTGCTAAGCTGGAGGACGTTCAACATGTATAAAGTAAAGGTTTATGTCACTCTTCGTGAAAGTGTATTGGATCCGCAGGGAACTGCTGTACAAAAGTCATTGAATGCCATGAATTTCCCGGAGGTTCGGGATGTGCGAATTGGCAAGTATATGGAGTTGGAACTCTCTGAATCTACTGCTGATGTTGATGAGGCGGTCCGCAATATGTGCGAAAAATTGTTAGTCAATACGGTCATTGAAGATTATCGATACAGCATAGAGGAGGTAATCGGACAGTGAAATTCGCCGTAATCGTCTTTCCGGGATCCAATTGTGATATTGATATGTATCATGCCGTTCGTGATGAGGTTGGAGAAGATGCGGAATATGTTTGGCATACGGAAACGAGTCTCGAAGGCTTTGATGCTATCCTGCTGCCTGGAGGGTTTTCGTATGGTGACTATTTACGGTGCGGTGCAATTGCCCAATTTTCACCCATTATGGAGGCTGTGAAAAGAGCGGCATTGGATGGTATTCCGATCCTCGGTGTGTGTAATGGATTCCAGGTATTACTGGAGGCGGGATTGCTGCCGGGAGCTATGCGGCGTAATGCTGATTTGAAGTTTATTTGCAGACCGCAAAAGTTGAATGTTGTGAACAACGAAACTCCTTTTACGAGCTCCTATACCAAAAATGAACAAATCACTATCCCGATTGCTCATGGCGAGGGAAATTACTATTGTGATGAGGAGACGCTGGAACAGTTAAAGACACAAAATCGAATTCTGTTTACGTATGATAGAAATCCAAATGGCAGTCATCAGGATATCGCGGGAATTATGAATAAGCAAGGCAATGTTCTTGGGATGATGCCCCATCCGGAAAGGGCTGTTTCCTCCTTACTTGGCAGTGCCGATGGAATCAAGTTATTCAAATCGATTGTTCAATACTGGAGGGAAACAAATGTCGTTAATGCTTGAGCCAAGTCCAACCATGATTAAAGAAGAACGAATTTATGCCACAATGGGATTGACGGATGATGAGTTTGCCAAGATAGAAAAAATTCTTGGGCACTTGCCAAACTATACAGAAACTGGTTTGTTTTCAGTTATGTGGTCTGAGCATTGCAGCTATAAAAACTCAAAGCCTGTATTAAGGAAGTTCCCAACAACAGGTAAACGTGTACTGCAAGGGCCCGGAGAAGGTGCGGGTATTGTGGATATTGGTGACGGGCAAGCGGTTGTTTTTAAAATTGAAAGCCATAACCATCCCTCCGCAATCGAACCATATCAAGGTGCAGCCACAGGCGTGGGTGGAATCATCCGCGATGTCTTTTCCATGGGGGCTAGACCGATTGCCATGCTGAACTCCTTGCGTTTTGGAGAATTAACAACTCCACGGATGAAGTATTTGTTTGAGGAAATTGTAGCTGGGATTGCCGGATATGGAAACTGTATCGGAATACCAACTGTTGGTGGTGAGATTCAGTTTGATCCTTCCTATGAGGGGAATCCTCTTGTAAATGCGATGTGTGTCGGCTTAATCAATCATGAGGATATTAAGAAGGGTCAGGCGCATGGAGTTGGAAATACAGTTATGTATGTCGGGGCAAAAACAGGTCGTGATGGCATTCATGGAGCAACCTTCGCCTCGGAGGAATTAACAGATGATTCTGATTCCAAACGGCCAGCCGTACAAGTAGGGGACCCATTCATGGAAAAGCTTTTACTTGAAGCATGCCTGGAGCTTGTAAAATCGGATGCACTTGTAGGAATACAGGATATGGG
Coding sequences:
- the purS gene encoding phosphoribosylformylglycinamidine synthase subunit PurS; the encoded protein is MYKVKVYVTLRESVLDPQGTAVQKSLNAMNFPEVRDVRIGKYMELELSESTADVDEAVRNMCEKLLVNTVIEDYRYSIEEVIGQ
- the purK gene encoding 5-(carboxyamino)imidazole ribonucleotide synthase, which translates into the protein MNLSKQAPVILPGQTIGIIGGGQLGRMLALAARNLGFKIAVLDPTPNSPCGQIADMEITAPFNDVEALQRLAKISDVLTFEFENIDADALDQLTGNPYIPQGTDILRITQDRVLEKQAIEKSGVKVVPFEVIASFEDLRQAISKLGYPSVLKTARGGYDGKGQLVIRDKGDLAKGSELLSHGVCVLESFIPFQKEISVIVTRKLDGSIRVFPVAENIHVNNILHQSIVPARINENTQIHAIGSAVQLAESLQVVGTLAVEMFLLDQDDILVNELAPRPHNSGHFSIEACETSQFEQHIRAVCNWPLGHTELHSSAVMVNVLGQHLEPVIKALGNEPDWKVHIYGKREAKKDRKMGHITVLGEHPMEILEMLNQSNIWTEQTGDKKEKVDMK
- the purC gene encoding phosphoribosylaminoimidazolesuccinocarboxamide synthase, coding for MQLAKNELLYEGKAKQIYATDNPEIVLIRYKDSATAFNGEKKAMIEGKGHLNNQITSLLFEWLHLKGIESHFIKKISETEQLVKRVTIIPLEVVVRNVAAGSFSKRLGVEEGTPLKRPIVEFYYKDDKLGDPLLTEDHINVLDLATAGEVEILKKQSMQINEMLRSLFASMDIRLIDFKLEFGKDEKDHVLLADEISPDTCRLWDSHTNEKLDKDIFRRNLGSLTDAYKKILAKLEDVQHV
- the purE gene encoding 5-(carboxyamino)imidazole ribonucleotide mutase, which encodes MQLFYLEAKMMNDLKVGVIMGSISDWETMKHVCTILDDFKVAYEKKVISAHRTPDLMFEYAQSARSRGIKVIIAGAGGAAHLPGMVAAKTTLPVIGVPVQSHALNGLDSLLSIVQMPGGVPVATMAIGKAGAKNAGLLAVQILGTFEQELAEELEQYRLKIQRQSIESCDELE
- the purB gene encoding adenylosuccinate lyase, yielding MIERYTRPEMGKIWTEENRFQAWLEVEILACEAWAELGAIPKEDVKVMRERASFDVNRIKEIEEETRHDVVAFTRAVSESLGEERKWVHYGLTSTDVVDTALSYLLKQANDILIADVERFITILAEKAKEHKYTVMMGRTHGVHAEPTTFGLKMALWYEEMKRNLKRLKEAADTVEYGKISGAVGTYANIDPFVEKFVCENLGIKPSPISTQTLQRDRHAQYMSTLALIATSIEKFATEIRGLQKSETREVEEFFAKGQKGSSAMPHKRNPIGSENMTGLARVIRGHMMTAYENVSLWHERDISHSSAERIILPDATILLNYMLNRFGNIVKNLTVFPDNMKRNMDRTYGLIYSQRVLLALIDKGLSREKAYDTVQPKAMEAWETQIQFRELLEADETITAYLSTEELDDCFDYHYHLKNVDFIFERMGL
- a CDS encoding NETI motif-containing protein, encoding MAKPKKQKFELQENESIDECLERMKKEGYFPVRRMEKPIFKEVKNGDQIEYIPVARQIIFEGKSID
- the purQ gene encoding phosphoribosylformylglycinamidine synthase subunit PurQ, with product MKFAVIVFPGSNCDIDMYHAVRDEVGEDAEYVWHTETSLEGFDAILLPGGFSYGDYLRCGAIAQFSPIMEAVKRAALDGIPILGVCNGFQVLLEAGLLPGAMRRNADLKFICRPQKLNVVNNETPFTSSYTKNEQITIPIAHGEGNYYCDEETLEQLKTQNRILFTYDRNPNGSHQDIAGIMNKQGNVLGMMPHPERAVSSLLGSADGIKLFKSIVQYWRETNVVNA